TCGACCACTTTGACTACGGTTACCAGCTTTTCCAGTTGCTTACGGACCTGATCCAGTTTGTTGTAATCCCCTACGACAAAGGTAATTCGGGAAAATTCGGGTTCTTCCGTTTCACCGACAGCCAGGCTCTCGATGTTAAACGCACGCGAAGCGAGCATGCCTGAAATATGGGCCAAGACACCCGGTTGGTTCATGACTAATGCAGAAAGAACGTGTTTCATCCCAAAACCTTAATGTGTAATTCAATCAAAAACAGGGGTAACGTGAAAATCACCGAAGCGTTTAGTTTAGTCTTGTCCCAGAGCACGAGCAAGTCCCGACGTTGATATCTCAGTGCACTCGGTTGAGGATCAGGCGGGTTAGACCGATTATGTGCCTCTCTCACCAGTGGACTGGACAGGGGAAAGCCGAAATGGGTTCGTTTTGACTTCCCGGCGGGAGGAGTCTTTCATTTTGTACATTCAGCCAATACCATGGTTTTGACAGTCGAATGCGACTCTGTTTTAATGGTCAATCAGTTTACCGCTGATTTTTTCTCCTATATCTGATCGAGAGCACGGATGACTCAAAACTGGCGATTTGCTCCTCACGATGAATCTCAGGTCCGCCGTCTCAGTGGGGAAATGCGGATCTCTCCACTTCTTGCCCAGGTCTTAATTGCAAGAGGACTTCACGACGCAGCTTCGGCGCGGAGCTTCATTGACGCCAAAATGAACGACCTGCTGGAACCCAGTTCCATGCCGGGCATCGAAGACGCAGCCGAGCGAATCATTGCCGCGCTAAATGACAAACGTCGCATCACCATTTATGGCGACTACGATGTGGATGGCATGACCTCCACCAGCATTCTGCTCCAGTGCTTAACATTAGCAAACGGAGAGTGCGACTATTACATTCCCAACCGTCTGGAAGATGGATATGGATTAAGCTGTGACTCGATTCAAACATTGCACGAGGAAGATCCTCAGCGGCTCGTCATTACTGTCGATTGTGGAATCACCAGTGTGAAAGAGGCGGCGCTCGCCAAAGAACTGGGGCTGGAGCTGATCATCACCGATCATCACCAAATGAGCGATGAACTTCCCGAGGCGGCGTGTCTGGTTCATCCCCGTTTGCCCGGCAGTACATATGCATTTCCTCATCTCTGCGGGGCAGGGGTTGCTTTAAAGTTAGCCTGGGCCGTATGTCAAAAGCTGGGCGATGGCCAGAAAGCATCGCCTCACATGCGCGAGTATCTTAAATGCGCAGTCGGGCTCGCAGCGATTGGAACCGTCGCGGACGTCGTTCCCCTACTCGGGGAAAACCGAGTCCTCGTCAAATACGGATTGAGCGCCTTCACAGAAAGAGCGCCGTTAGGTTTGCTGGAACTCTTGAAAGTCGCGGAAATCAAGCCCGACCAGAAACTCGATACCGAAGATATCGGCTTTGCCATCGCGCCGCGCTTGAATGCCGCAGGTCGACTGGGGCAGGCAAGGCTGGCTGTCGAACTCTTAACCACCACAAATCAGGATCGTGCGATTCAGTTAGCGGCTTACCTCGACGAGTTGAAT
The Gimesia aquarii DNA segment above includes these coding regions:
- the recJ gene encoding single-stranded-DNA-specific exonuclease RecJ, which codes for MRISPLLAQVLIARGLHDAASARSFIDAKMNDLLEPSSMPGIEDAAERIIAALNDKRRITIYGDYDVDGMTSTSILLQCLTLANGECDYYIPNRLEDGYGLSCDSIQTLHEEDPQRLVITVDCGITSVKEAALAKELGLELIITDHHQMSDELPEAACLVHPRLPGSTYAFPHLCGAGVALKLAWAVCQKLGDGQKASPHMREYLKCAVGLAAIGTVADVVPLLGENRVLVKYGLSAFTERAPLGLLELLKVAEIKPDQKLDTEDIGFAIAPRLNAAGRLGQARLAVELLTTTNQDRAIQLAAYLDELNKNRRTVERRILKQAKEMVDENEDWADHATLVLAHADWHPGVIGIVANRVAEHYEKPTVMIALDANSQTGQGSARSFAGFDLHAGFTGCSEHLIRYGGHQAAAGLKIAEDKIEDFRLAFAEFAASAPQPSDEELQMRIDAEVCLNEITKQSVQELDRLGPFGQENPRPQFVATRVDLAEPPRTMGEGGRHLSLVFQQHKTKIRAIAFGKGEWASQMQEDGGPFSISFAPSINKFRGFENVQLHLKDWISEKTTASIPS